From a single Azospirillum fermentarium genomic region:
- a CDS encoding class I SAM-dependent methyltransferase has translation MHTDIVDLREFYETSLGQAARRMIRRRIRLIWPDVRGQIVLGLGFATPYLRPFREEADRVIALMPATQGVGFWPPEGPGLVALGDEGDLPFGDMTIDRVLLVHGLEGTEQLRPLMREIWRVLAGGGRVLAVVPNRRGLWARADWTPFGHGFPYSPSQLKQVMREAMFVPERTEHALFIPPLKSRMLLRSAPAWEEIGSRWFKAFAGVTMIEASKQIFAAATPRRVVQQPKRRLIVSLPGGAAPAARRGVE, from the coding sequence ATGCATACGGATATTGTCGATCTCCGCGAATTCTACGAAACCAGCCTGGGGCAGGCCGCCCGGCGGATGATCCGCCGCCGCATCCGCCTCATCTGGCCCGACGTGCGCGGGCAGATCGTGCTGGGTCTGGGCTTCGCCACCCCCTATTTGCGGCCCTTCCGCGAGGAGGCGGACCGCGTGATCGCGCTGATGCCGGCGACGCAGGGCGTGGGCTTCTGGCCGCCCGAGGGGCCGGGGCTGGTGGCGCTGGGGGACGAGGGGGATTTGCCCTTCGGCGACATGACCATCGACCGCGTGCTGCTGGTCCACGGGCTGGAGGGCACCGAGCAGCTCCGCCCGCTGATGCGGGAGATCTGGCGGGTGCTGGCCGGTGGCGGGCGGGTGCTGGCGGTGGTGCCCAACCGCCGCGGCCTGTGGGCGCGCGCCGACTGGACGCCGTTCGGCCACGGCTTCCCCTATTCGCCCTCGCAACTGAAGCAGGTGATGCGGGAAGCCATGTTCGTGCCCGAACGCACCGAACACGCGCTGTTCATCCCGCCCTTGAAATCGCGGATGCTGCTGCGGTCCGCCCCGGCGTGGGAGGAGATCGGGTCGCGCTGGTTCAAGGCGTTCGCGGGGGTGACGATGATCGAAGCCTCCAAGCAGATCTTCGCCGCCGCCACCCCGCGCCGTGTGGTGCAACAGCCCAAACGCCGCCTGATCGTCTCCCTCCCCGGTGGCGCCGCCCCGGCGGCCCGCCGTGGGGTGGAGTAG
- the gloB gene encoding hydroxyacylglutathione hydrolase, which translates to MDIHRIPAFDDNYIYLLHDGETGTTAVVDPGDAAPVQAELDRRGWRLTHILLTHHHNDHIGGVAALKAAHHCTVAGPRADRHRIPDMDALLSDGEVFSVGPQQAQVFFVPGHTSGHIAYYFPGLGALFCGDTLFALGCGRLFEGTAEQMWDSLSRLRALPAGTRVYCAHEYTLSNARFAVTVDPDNAALARRADAIKAARGRGEPTVPFTLEEDRQTNPFLRADDPAVQAAVGMSGAEPAAVFAEIRRRKDVFR; encoded by the coding sequence ATGGACATCCATCGGATACCAGCGTTCGACGACAATTATATCTACCTTCTGCACGATGGGGAAACCGGCACCACCGCCGTGGTCGATCCCGGCGATGCCGCCCCGGTCCAGGCGGAGCTGGACCGCCGCGGCTGGCGCCTGACCCACATCCTGCTTACCCATCACCACAACGACCACATCGGCGGCGTCGCAGCGCTGAAGGCGGCGCATCACTGTACCGTGGCCGGCCCCCGCGCCGACCGGCACCGCATTCCTGATATGGATGCGCTGCTGTCGGATGGCGAGGTTTTTTCCGTGGGACCGCAACAGGCACAGGTGTTTTTCGTGCCCGGCCACACGTCGGGCCACATCGCCTATTATTTCCCCGGCCTGGGGGCGCTGTTCTGCGGCGACACCCTGTTCGCGCTGGGCTGCGGGCGGCTGTTCGAAGGGACGGCGGAACAGATGTGGGACTCGCTGTCGCGCCTGCGCGCCCTGCCCGCCGGCACGCGGGTTTATTGCGCCCACGAATACACACTCTCCAACGCCCGCTTCGCGGTGACGGTGGACCCGGACAATGCCGCGCTCGCCCGCCGCGCCGACGCCATCAAGGCCGCCCGCGGCCGTGGCGAGCCGACGGTGCCCTTCACGCTGGAGGAGGACCGGCAGACCAACCCGTTCCTGCGCGCCGACGATCCGGCGGTGCAGGCCGCGGTGGGGATGAGCGGCGCCGAACCGGCGGCGGTGTTCGCCGAAATCCGCCGCCGCAAGGACGTTTTCCGCTAA
- a CDS encoding glutathione S-transferase N-terminal domain-containing protein: MITLRHSPTSPYVRKVMMTLIECGLEDAVTLIRTDAWSPDTDLPKDNPLGKVPALSLGDGTVLYDSPVICEYLDTLHDGHRLFPAPGPARWTALRQQALADGLNDAAVLRRLELNRPDGERSQTWADRQARAMARACDALESEADSLSPTPTIGTVSILCALGYLDFRFAADAWRQGRPALAAWFDKAADRDSYRRTAPPA; the protein is encoded by the coding sequence ATGATTACCCTACGCCACAGCCCCACCTCGCCCTATGTGCGCAAGGTGATGATGACGCTGATCGAATGCGGCCTGGAGGATGCGGTGACGCTGATCCGCACCGACGCGTGGTCGCCGGACACCGACCTGCCCAAGGACAACCCGCTGGGCAAGGTGCCGGCGCTGTCGCTGGGCGACGGCACGGTGCTCTACGACAGCCCGGTGATCTGCGAGTATCTCGACACCCTGCACGACGGCCACCGGCTGTTCCCCGCCCCCGGCCCCGCCCGCTGGACGGCCTTGCGTCAGCAGGCCCTGGCCGACGGGCTGAACGATGCCGCGGTGCTGCGGCGGCTGGAACTGAACCGCCCCGACGGCGAACGGTCGCAGACCTGGGCCGACCGTCAGGCCCGCGCCATGGCCCGCGCCTGCGATGCGCTGGAGAGTGAGGCGGACAGCCTGTCCCCCACCCCCACCATCGGCACGGTGTCGATCCTGTGCGCGCTGGGCTATCTGGATTTCCGCTTCGCCGCGGACGCCTGGCGCCAGGGGCGCCCGGCCTTGGCCGCGTGGTTCGACAAGGCCGCCGACCGCGACAGCTACCGCCGCACGGCCCCGCCGGCGTAA
- a CDS encoding BMP family ABC transporter substrate-binding protein — protein MGKALMGAAAVAALCSLGAGAAVAQDKMKVGFVYVGPISDHGYSFQHDQGRLAVEKTLGDKVTTTFVENVPEGADAERVIEQLAASGHKLIFTTSFGFMNPTLKVAQRYPDVKFEHATGYKRAKNVATYSARFYEGRTVVGTIVGKMTKSNIVGYIGSFPIPEVVGGINAFTIALREQNPKAEVRVVWVNSWYDPPKEAEAAKALIDQGADVIVQHTDSPAPVQAAEERGLWSVGQSSDMSRFGPKSHLTGIVDDWSGYYIQRVQAVLDGTWKAEDTWGGLKDKMLYLAPYNPAIPADVVALANTVRDGIMDGSRHSFTGPIKDQSGKVVIPAGQKATDEQILKMDWFVEGVVGKLPK, from the coding sequence ATGGGCAAGGCCCTGATGGGGGCCGCCGCGGTCGCGGCGCTGTGCAGCCTGGGCGCCGGGGCCGCCGTGGCCCAGGACAAGATGAAGGTCGGCTTCGTGTACGTCGGCCCGATCAGCGATCACGGCTACAGCTTCCAGCACGATCAGGGCCGTCTGGCCGTGGAAAAGACGCTGGGCGACAAGGTGACCACCACCTTCGTCGAGAACGTGCCCGAGGGTGCGGACGCCGAGCGCGTGATCGAGCAGTTGGCCGCCTCCGGCCACAAGCTCATCTTCACCACCTCGTTCGGTTTCATGAACCCGACGCTGAAGGTGGCCCAGCGCTACCCCGACGTGAAATTCGAGCACGCCACCGGCTACAAGCGCGCCAAGAACGTGGCGACCTACTCCGCCCGCTTCTACGAGGGGCGCACGGTGGTCGGGACCATCGTCGGCAAGATGACCAAGTCGAACATCGTCGGCTACATCGGCTCCTTCCCCATCCCCGAGGTGGTGGGTGGCATCAACGCCTTCACCATCGCCCTGCGTGAGCAGAACCCCAAGGCGGAAGTGCGCGTGGTGTGGGTCAATTCCTGGTACGACCCGCCGAAGGAAGCCGAAGCGGCCAAGGCCCTGATCGACCAGGGTGCGGACGTGATCGTGCAGCACACCGACAGCCCCGCCCCGGTGCAGGCCGCCGAGGAACGCGGCCTGTGGTCCGTGGGCCAGTCGTCGGACATGTCCCGCTTCGGGCCGAAGTCGCACCTGACCGGCATCGTCGATGACTGGAGCGGCTATTACATCCAGCGCGTCCAGGCCGTTCTCGACGGCACCTGGAAGGCCGAGGACACCTGGGGCGGGCTGAAGGACAAGATGCTGTACCTGGCCCCCTACAACCCGGCGATTCCGGCGGACGTGGTGGCGCTGGCCAACACGGTCCGCGACGGCATCATGGACGGCAGCCGCCATTCCTTCACCGGCCCCATCAAGGACCAGTCGGGCAAGGTCGTGATCCCCGCCGGCCAGAAGGCCACCGACGAGCAGATCCTGAAGATGGACTGGTTCGTGGAAGGCGTGGTCGGCAAGCTGCCCAAGTAA
- a CDS encoding ABC transporter permease, whose translation MSIEVAGPVIAAMMTAATPLLFAALGELVVEKSGVLNLGVEGMMLGGAVVGFAAAVLTGSSAVGFVAGALAGLLLAALFGVLTLGLFTNQVATGLALTLFGVGLSSLVGQGYVGHPIADVPELHIPVLTDLPIIGQPLFGQSLPVYLALAAVPAVHWFLFRTRAGLVLRAVGENHTAAHALGYKVIRIRFLAVLFGGAMSGLGGAYLSLDYTPMWAEGMTAGRGWIALALVVFATWKPGRVLAGAWLFGGVTILQLHAQGVGFAVPSQLLSMLPYLATVLVLVLISRDVTRIRLNAPASLGKIFYPD comes from the coding sequence ATGAGCATCGAGGTCGCCGGCCCCGTCATTGCCGCCATGATGACGGCGGCCACGCCGCTGCTGTTCGCCGCCTTGGGCGAGCTGGTGGTGGAGAAATCGGGCGTTCTCAACCTGGGCGTGGAGGGCATGATGCTGGGCGGGGCCGTGGTCGGCTTCGCCGCCGCCGTGCTGACCGGCAGTTCCGCCGTGGGCTTCGTGGCCGGGGCGCTGGCCGGGCTGCTGCTGGCGGCCCTGTTCGGGGTGCTGACGCTGGGGCTGTTCACCAATCAGGTGGCGACCGGACTGGCGCTGACCCTGTTCGGCGTCGGGCTGTCGTCGCTGGTGGGGCAGGGTTATGTCGGCCACCCCATCGCCGACGTGCCGGAACTGCACATCCCGGTCCTGACCGACCTGCCCATCATCGGCCAGCCGCTGTTCGGGCAGAGCCTGCCGGTGTATCTGGCGCTGGCGGCGGTGCCGGCGGTGCACTGGTTCCTGTTCCGCACCCGCGCCGGGCTGGTGCTGCGCGCGGTGGGGGAGAACCACACGGCAGCCCACGCGCTGGGGTACAAGGTCATCCGCATCCGCTTCCTGGCCGTGCTGTTCGGCGGCGCCATGAGCGGGCTGGGCGGGGCCTATCTGTCGCTGGACTACACCCCCATGTGGGCCGAGGGCATGACCGCGGGGCGCGGCTGGATCGCGCTGGCGCTGGTGGTCTTCGCCACGTGGAAGCCGGGGCGGGTGCTGGCCGGGGCGTGGCTGTTCGGCGGCGTCACCATCCTTCAGCTTCACGCGCAGGGGGTGGGGTTCGCCGTTCCCTCGCAGCTCTTGTCCATGCTGCCCTATCTGGCTACGGTTCTGGTTCTGGTGCTGATCTCGCGGGACGTCACGCGCATCCGGCTGAACGCGCCGGCCAGCCTGGGCAAGATCTTTTATCCCGATTGA
- a CDS encoding ABC transporter permease: MSFIRLEPRGQASPLWVYGAPLLAVALTLVSGFLLFWAMGFNPVAALHAFFVAPLTSARGIGELVVKATPLTLCAVGLAVGFRANVWNIGAEGQLTLGAVTGGGLALAFYGEGGWWLLPLMVAGGIAGGMAWAAIPAFLRTRFNASEILTSLMLTYVALLLLSYLVHGPYRDPDGFAFPESRLFEEAATLPVLVSGTRIHLGALFALAAVAGCWVLVARTFVGFQIRVIGLTPAAAGYAGFKEKKIIWLTLLLSGGLSGLAGLGEVAGPIGQIVPSVSPGYGFTAIIVAFLGRLHPVGIVLAALLMALSFIGGEAAQIGLGLPKAITGVFQGMLLFFLLGSDVLIRYRVRVGARKTVSQGATA, encoded by the coding sequence ATGAGTTTCATCCGTCTTGAACCGCGGGGGCAGGCATCGCCGCTGTGGGTGTATGGGGCGCCGCTGCTGGCGGTGGCGCTGACGCTGGTCAGCGGCTTCCTGCTGTTCTGGGCCATGGGCTTCAACCCGGTGGCAGCCCTCCACGCCTTCTTCGTGGCGCCGCTGACCAGCGCGCGCGGCATCGGCGAGCTGGTGGTGAAGGCGACGCCGCTGACCCTGTGCGCCGTCGGTCTGGCCGTGGGTTTCCGCGCCAACGTGTGGAACATCGGGGCGGAGGGGCAATTGACGCTGGGCGCCGTCACCGGCGGCGGGCTGGCGCTGGCGTTCTACGGCGAGGGCGGGTGGTGGCTGCTGCCGCTGATGGTGGCGGGCGGCATCGCCGGCGGCATGGCGTGGGCGGCGATCCCGGCGTTCCTGCGCACCCGCTTCAACGCCAGCGAGATTTTGACCAGCCTGATGCTGACCTATGTGGCGCTGCTGCTGCTCAGCTATCTGGTGCATGGGCCGTACCGCGACCCCGACGGCTTCGCCTTTCCCGAATCCCGCCTGTTCGAAGAGGCGGCAACCCTGCCGGTGCTGGTGTCGGGCACCCGCATCCATCTGGGGGCGCTGTTCGCGCTGGCGGCGGTGGCCGGGTGCTGGGTGCTGGTCGCCCGCACCTTCGTGGGCTTTCAGATCCGCGTCATCGGCCTGACCCCGGCGGCGGCCGGTTACGCCGGGTTCAAGGAAAAGAAGATCATCTGGCTGACGCTGCTGCTGTCGGGCGGCCTGTCCGGTCTGGCCGGGCTGGGGGAGGTGGCGGGGCCGATCGGCCAGATCGTGCCCAGCGTGTCGCCCGGCTACGGCTTCACCGCCATCATCGTCGCCTTTCTCGGGCGTCTGCACCCGGTGGGCATCGTGCTGGCCGCCCTGCTGATGGCGCTGTCCTTCATCGGGGGGGAGGCCGCCCAGATCGGCCTGGGCCTGCCCAAGGCGATCACCGGGGTGTTCCAGGGGATGCTGCTGTTCTTCCTGCTGGGATCAGACGTGCTGATCCGCTACCGCGTGCGTGTGGGCGCCCGCAAGACCGTTTCCCAGGGAGCCACCGCATGA
- a CDS encoding ABC transporter ATP-binding protein translates to MTVPRLELSSISKRFPGCLANDQVSLTLMPGEIHALLGENGAGKSTLVKIIYGVQQADSGTILWEGQPVVIKDPHAARRLGIGMVFQHFSLFDTLTVAENVALGLEQPPPMRELESKIRTVSERYGLTLDPARHIHTLSVGERQRVEIVRCLLQDPRLLIMDEPTSVLTPQEVDRLFGTLRRLAEEGCTILYISHKLEEIRALCSRATVLRGGRVVGACDPRRESARSMAEMMIGTTLTAPVRAAAVTGAAALEVRHLSTTSDDPFATNLKDVSLEVRAGEILGIAGVAGNGQAELLSALSGEIIIADEGSVRIKGQAAGHLDPRQRRALGLAFVPEERLGRGAVPELSLSENAILSGYVAEPLVRRGLVHFGRARGFAERIISGFNVVTHGHKAEARSLSGGNLQKFIIGREILQKPTLLVVGQPTWGVDAGAAAAIHQALIDLARGGAAVLVISQDLDELFVLSDRIAVLFHGHLSESRPTHHTTVEEIGLLMGGLFGAAPGEEDLPHGAA, encoded by the coding sequence GTGACCGTCCCGCGCCTCGAGCTTTCGTCCATATCCAAGCGCTTTCCCGGCTGCCTTGCCAACGATCAGGTCAGCCTGACCCTGATGCCGGGAGAAATCCACGCGCTGCTGGGGGAAAACGGGGCCGGCAAGAGCACGCTGGTCAAGATCATCTATGGCGTGCAGCAGGCCGACAGCGGCACCATCCTGTGGGAAGGCCAGCCGGTGGTGATCAAGGATCCCCACGCCGCCCGCCGTTTGGGCATCGGCATGGTCTTTCAGCACTTTTCCCTGTTCGACACGCTGACGGTGGCGGAGAACGTGGCGCTGGGCCTGGAACAGCCCCCGCCCATGCGTGAGTTGGAGAGCAAGATCCGCACGGTGTCGGAGCGGTACGGCCTGACGCTGGACCCCGCCCGCCACATCCACACCCTGTCGGTGGGCGAGCGGCAGCGGGTGGAGATCGTGCGCTGCCTGTTGCAGGATCCCCGCCTGCTGATCATGGACGAACCCACCAGCGTCCTGACCCCGCAGGAGGTGGACCGGCTGTTCGGCACGTTGCGCCGGCTGGCGGAGGAGGGATGCACCATCCTCTACATCTCCCACAAGCTGGAGGAGATCCGGGCGCTGTGCAGCCGGGCCACCGTGCTGCGCGGCGGGCGGGTGGTCGGGGCCTGCGATCCGCGCCGGGAATCGGCGCGCAGCATGGCCGAGATGATGATCGGCACCACCCTGACCGCCCCCGTGCGCGCCGCGGCGGTGACGGGGGCGGCGGCGCTGGAGGTGCGGCACCTGTCCACCACCTCCGACGATCCCTTCGCCACCAACCTCAAGGATGTGTCGCTGGAGGTGCGGGCGGGCGAGATCCTCGGTATTGCCGGGGTGGCCGGCAACGGGCAGGCGGAATTGCTGTCGGCGCTGTCGGGGGAAATCATCATCGCCGACGAAGGATCCGTGCGCATCAAGGGGCAGGCGGCCGGCCATCTCGACCCCCGCCAGCGCCGCGCTCTGGGCCTGGCCTTCGTGCCCGAGGAGCGGCTGGGCCGCGGGGCGGTGCCGGAATTGAGTCTGTCGGAAAACGCCATCCTGTCCGGCTATGTGGCCGAGCCGCTGGTGCGCCGCGGGCTGGTGCATTTCGGGCGCGCCCGCGGGTTCGCCGAACGCATCATCAGCGGTTTCAACGTGGTCACCCACGGGCACAAGGCGGAAGCGCGCTCGCTGTCCGGCGGCAATCTGCAGAAATTCATCATCGGGCGGGAAATCCTGCAAAAGCCCACCCTGCTGGTGGTGGGGCAGCCGACCTGGGGCGTGGACGCCGGGGCGGCGGCGGCCATCCATCAGGCGCTGATCGACCTGGCCCGCGGCGGTGCGGCGGTGCTGGTCATCAGCCAGGATCTCGACGAACTGTTCGTGCTGAGCGACCGCATCGCCGTGCTGTTCCACGGGCACCTGTCGGAAAGCCGTCCCACCCACCACACGACGGTGGAGGAGATCGGGCTGCTGATGGGCGGCCTGTTCGGTGCGGCCCCCGGCGAGGAAGACCTGCCCCATGGCGCCGCCTGA
- the ygfZ gene encoding CAF17-like 4Fe-4S cluster assembly/insertion protein YgfZ, with protein MTEQDAVFAVLDNRGVVALGGEERSAFLQGLVTNDLRKLAANRALYSLLLTAQGKFLHDFILTDAGDAILAETEGDRTDEMIRRLKPYKLRSKVTFANATATYRVLALFGTAALAKLGLTAEPGDAKPFAGGVAFTDPRLPGLGARAVVPVDGGWEAAVAQAGFAPVEPGAYDAHRLALGVPDGSRDMPVERTIPLEANMDALNAIAWDKGCYMGQELTARTRYRALIKKRLFPVTVDGPLPGSGTPLTLDGVDAGEMRGGAGTQAIALIRLELLAQAEDGGRAFAAGDSVVRPHRPQWLTAPSPEQGTP; from the coding sequence ATGACGGAACAGGATGCGGTCTTTGCGGTGCTGGACAACCGCGGGGTGGTGGCCCTGGGTGGGGAGGAGCGGTCGGCCTTCCTCCAGGGGCTGGTGACCAACGATCTGCGCAAGCTGGCGGCGAATCGGGCGCTGTATTCCCTGCTGCTGACGGCGCAGGGAAAGTTTCTGCACGACTTCATCCTGACCGACGCCGGCGACGCCATCCTGGCCGAGACCGAGGGGGACCGCACCGACGAGATGATCCGGCGGCTGAAGCCCTACAAGCTGCGCTCCAAGGTCACCTTTGCCAACGCCACGGCCACTTACCGCGTGCTCGCCCTGTTCGGGACCGCCGCGCTGGCAAAGCTGGGCCTGACGGCGGAGCCGGGGGATGCGAAGCCCTTTGCCGGGGGCGTGGCGTTCACCGATCCCCGCCTGCCCGGCCTGGGTGCCCGCGCCGTGGTGCCCGTGGACGGCGGGTGGGAAGCGGCGGTGGCGCAGGCCGGGTTCGCGCCGGTGGAACCCGGGGCCTATGACGCCCACCGGCTCGCGCTGGGGGTGCCCGACGGCAGCCGCGACATGCCGGTGGAGCGCACCATCCCGCTGGAAGCCAACATGGATGCGCTGAACGCCATCGCGTGGGACAAGGGCTGCTACATGGGTCAGGAACTGACCGCCCGCACCCGTTACCGCGCGCTGATCAAGAAGCGGCTGTTCCCGGTGACGGTGGATGGCCCGCTGCCCGGCAGCGGCACGCCGCTGACGCTGGACGGGGTGGACGCGGGCGAGATGCGCGGCGGGGCCGGAACCCAGGCCATCGCCTTGATACGGCTTGAACTTCTGGCGCAGGCGGAGGACGGGGGGCGGGCGTTCGCCGCCGGGGACAGTGTGGTCCGGCCCCACCGTCCCCAATGGCTGACCGCCCCCTCCCCCGAACAAGGTACGCCCTAA
- a CDS encoding PRC-barrel domain-containing protein → MRRELFAAASVLVLMTGGAFAQSSGSTTTGGTGSTMSSTTHSGQLASTEKMLGKSVVGQDGNNIGEVEDVILDPTSGQARQLVISSGGFLGIGAKQIAVDFNQAKWNQDTDKIQLSGLTREDVRNMAEFEYSDSMTSLNRPHKSGTGTGTTGTTTTPATPGASGGSTGTMTTPSPQ, encoded by the coding sequence ATGCGGAGGGAATTGTTCGCGGCCGCTTCCGTGCTGGTGCTCATGACCGGGGGCGCCTTCGCCCAATCGTCCGGCAGCACCACGACGGGCGGGACCGGCTCCACGATGTCGTCCACCACCCACAGCGGGCAGCTTGCCAGCACCGAAAAGATGCTGGGCAAATCGGTGGTCGGCCAGGACGGCAACAACATCGGCGAGGTGGAGGACGTGATCCTCGACCCCACGTCCGGGCAGGCGCGGCAGCTTGTGATCTCGTCGGGCGGCTTCCTGGGCATCGGCGCCAAGCAGATCGCCGTGGATTTCAATCAGGCCAAATGGAATCAGGACACTGACAAGATCCAGCTTTCCGGCCTGACCCGCGAGGACGTGCGCAATATGGCGGAATTCGAATATTCCGACAGCATGACCTCGCTCAACCGCCCGCACAAGAGCGGGACCGGCACCGGCACGACCGGCACCACCACCACCCCGGCCACGCCGGGTGCGTCGGGCGGCAGCACGGGCACCATGACCACCCCGTCGCCGCAGTAA
- a CDS encoding ATP12 family chaperone protein: MKRFYKEAASAAVDGGFEVRLDGRSLRSPAKAPLLLPTGALADAIAAEWQEQGEQVIPDSMVLMQLAATAVDVVAVKRAEIVAGVAKYAETDLLCYRAEHPEALVERQNRHWQPLLDWATHRFDASLHIAAGLMPRPQPADALHALERAVDSYGHWHLSALQSATASCGSLIVALALAEGRVSADEAFDISQIDETFQIEKWGEDAESTRRRAGLRRDIGAAGRFLALLG, from the coding sequence ATGAAGCGCTTTTACAAGGAAGCAGCCTCCGCCGCCGTGGACGGCGGGTTCGAGGTCCGTCTGGACGGCCGCAGCCTGCGCAGCCCGGCCAAGGCGCCGCTGCTCCTGCCCACCGGCGCGCTGGCCGACGCCATCGCCGCCGAATGGCAGGAGCAGGGGGAGCAGGTGATCCCCGATTCCATGGTGCTGATGCAGTTGGCCGCCACCGCGGTGGACGTGGTGGCGGTAAAGCGGGCCGAGATCGTGGCCGGGGTGGCGAAATACGCCGAAACCGACCTGCTGTGCTACCGCGCCGAACACCCCGAGGCCCTGGTGGAGCGGCAGAACCGCCACTGGCAGCCGCTTTTGGACTGGGCCACCCACCGGTTCGACGCCTCGCTGCACATCGCCGCCGGTCTGATGCCCCGCCCGCAGCCCGCAGACGCGCTGCACGCGCTGGAACGGGCGGTGGATTCGTACGGCCATTGGCACCTGTCGGCGCTGCAGAGCGCCACCGCGTCCTGCGGGTCGCTGATCGTGGCGCTGGCGCTCGCCGAAGGGCGGGTGAGCGCCGACGAGGCGTTCGACATCTCGCAGATCGACGAAACCTTCCAGATCGAGAAATGGGGGGAGGACGCCGAGTCCACCCGCCGCCGCGCCGGCCTGCGCCGGGACATCGGCGCCGCCGGACGCTTCCTCGCCCTGCTGGGATAA
- a CDS encoding HAD-IA family hydrolase encodes MPYTRLRLAVFDCDGTLVDSQFSIVGAMTAAFAVHDLPPPDPRPVRRVVGLSLAEAVAVLLPGHDAAFHAAVAESYRDAFFRQRRSGTLHEPLFPGIRECLDALEAEGVLLGVATGKSRRGLDAVLEHHGLAGRFVTLQTSDRGPGKPHPDMLYRALGEAGVPAGGAVMIGDTTFDIQMARSAHVESVGVSWGYHEVAELESAGAARIVDSADELTAAVLDMLRATQE; translated from the coding sequence ATGCCCTACACCCGTCTGCGCCTTGCGGTGTTCGATTGCGATGGAACGCTGGTGGACAGCCAGTTTTCCATCGTCGGCGCCATGACCGCGGCGTTCGCCGTCCACGACCTGCCGCCGCCCGACCCGCGCCCGGTGCGCCGGGTGGTGGGGCTGTCGCTGGCGGAGGCCGTGGCGGTGCTGTTGCCGGGCCATGACGCGGCCTTTCACGCCGCGGTGGCCGAAAGCTACCGCGATGCCTTCTTCCGTCAGCGGCGCAGCGGCACGCTGCACGAACCGCTGTTCCCCGGCATCCGCGAATGCCTGGACGCGCTGGAGGCCGAAGGGGTGCTGCTGGGGGTGGCGACGGGCAAATCGCGGCGCGGGCTGGACGCGGTGCTGGAGCACCACGGGCTGGCCGGGCGGTTCGTGACGCTGCAGACCAGCGACCGCGGCCCCGGCAAGCCCCACCCCGACATGCTCTACCGCGCCTTGGGCGAAGCGGGCGTGCCGGCGGGCGGGGCGGTGATGATCGGCGACACCACCTTCGACATCCAGATGGCGCGCAGCGCGCATGTGGAATCGGTGGGTGTGTCGTGGGGCTATCACGAGGTGGCGGAGCTTGAAAGCGCCGGTGCGGCCCGCATCGTGGACAGCGCCGATGAATTGACCGCGGCGGTGCTCGACATGCTGCGCGCCACGCAAGAGTAA
- a CDS encoding RluA family pseudouridine synthase, with translation MSAVETRNVAPDEADIRLDRWFKRHFPEVGHGHLQKLLRTGQVRVDGKRADASTRLAAGQAIRIPPLTAPTPSPDSPPKPKPALSAAAKREAEALVGRVLYRDDDVIAIDKPAGLAVQGGTGMTKHLDAMLDSLRFGSAERPRLVHRLDKDTSGVLLLARNAFAATRLAESFRGRDARKIYWAATVGVPRPFQGKIDLALAKEGGPHGERVAANEEDGKRALTYFSVLENLGKTAAFVALWPRTGRTHQLRVHMAAIGTPILGDGKYGGAEAFLPGAEVPKKLHLHARRLILPHPRGGHRTIDVTAPIPEHMAATWRYLGFSANLREDPFAEVE, from the coding sequence ATGAGCGCTGTGGAGACACGCAACGTTGCCCCGGACGAGGCGGACATCCGCCTTGACCGCTGGTTCAAGCGGCATTTCCCCGAGGTTGGGCACGGCCATCTGCAAAAGCTTCTGCGCACCGGGCAGGTGCGCGTGGACGGCAAGCGCGCCGACGCCTCCACCCGGCTGGCCGCGGGGCAGGCGATCCGCATCCCGCCGCTGACCGCTCCCACCCCGTCCCCCGATTCCCCGCCGAAGCCCAAGCCCGCCCTGTCCGCCGCCGCCAAGCGGGAGGCGGAGGCGCTGGTGGGCCGCGTGCTCTACCGCGACGACGACGTGATCGCCATCGACAAGCCCGCCGGTCTGGCGGTCCAGGGCGGCACCGGCATGACCAAGCACCTGGACGCCATGCTCGATTCCCTGCGCTTCGGCTCGGCGGAGCGGCCCCGGCTGGTCCACCGGCTGGACAAGGACACCTCGGGCGTGTTGCTGCTGGCCCGCAACGCCTTTGCCGCCACCCGGCTGGCGGAGAGTTTCCGCGGGCGTGACGCGCGCAAGATCTATTGGGCCGCCACCGTCGGCGTGCCGCGCCCGTTCCAGGGCAAGATCGACCTGGCCCTGGCGAAAGAGGGCGGCCCCCACGGCGAGCGGGTGGCCGCCAACGAGGAAGACGGCAAGCGGGCGCTGACCTATTTCTCGGTGCTGGAAAACCTGGGCAAGACCGCGGCCTTCGTGGCGCTGTGGCCGCGCACCGGGCGCACCCACCAGCTCCGCGTGCACATGGCCGCCATCGGCACGCCGATCCTGGGCGACGGCAAGTACGGCGGGGCGGAAGCCTTCCTGCCCGGTGCCGAGGTGCCGAAGAAGCTGCACCTGCACGCCCGCCGGCTGATCCTGCCCCACCCCCGCGGCGGCCACCGCACCATCGACGTGACGGCGCCGATCCCGGAGCACATGGCGGCGACGTGGCGCTATCTGGGCTTTTCCGCCAACCTGCGGGAAGACCCCTTCGCCGAGGTGGAGTGA